A region of the Cryptococcus deuterogattii R265 chromosome 1, complete sequence genome:
TTGATGATTAGGTATGTTATGATTGAAGTGGCAAAAAGAGAAGTTGAACCAGCAAGATGAACTGATGGGCGGGTATGGAGCACGATTATATTTTCTGCTCCAACCAGTATCGTCGAAAAAGTCATTTGCTGGCGAGCAACTTTGTCGCTGGTCTCGGTCCGGTGATATACTCGTCTGTACGATTCTCGGATATCACCTCGGCTGTCACGGAGCCCCAACGCTTTTTTATAAGGCACGGGGGGTCACCAGGTAGCACTGCCATCAGAACCATTAGGCACAATTAGAGGTTTTACCGTTCATCCATTTCTGGATATTCAACAGCTCATTGCATATCAGCGTCCATCGGTATTTCAGAGTATTGGTATTGCTCTAAAAATTGTCATAAAACCATTGAAACACTGACCTGAAGGAGCCTTTATCGTTGCGTATTTCAGGATATCGTCTTCAATCGTGTATATTCGACCACACTCCACTTTTGACATCGCTGGTTCAGTGTGTACCGATTGCTAGGGTGTAGGAATAGGATATCGAACCATGGAGAATATTCTATAGACATATATTCCTCTTGATTCGTAATCATGatacttcctcctcacgCTTTATGAAATTCTGTCTTTCCACATGTTTATGTTCCGCCCTTTCAACGATATCACCTCCGTTTCGGCCAGCCAACAGGTCTGAGCCTTATACACTGCCCACTTCACCGTTATGCCATAAACTAATATCTTAACGATCTATTAACCTCTTTCTACTGGTAAGAATTGCATCCTCAACGAATTGGTGAGTATCTCCACTTACTAGTTCAGGCTATCCCTCAACGGAATTGATACTGACTTAATGGATTCGTGAACATTTCCGCCCTCCTATTCCTCGCTGTATGAAGCAGGTATATCGCTGAACCCCTAATTCATCGTGACACCTCTTTTGATCCGGCCAGGTCACAGCTTCTTGCTGAATTCCGGCATATTATTTTGTAATTCCCGCCAAAATATCACCGTAGACCGTACGAACTGGAACAGGTTGCATGAAAATAAGAGGTATTGAATTACAGATATGGGTAGCCCTAATCTAGAGCTCTCTAATAGATTCTGATTGATCTTTGTTTTGTCAATTTCAGTTGGCGCCACGGAGCCCCATTCCGGGGTGACGCTATCGCCCTTCAGAAACCCCAACTAGCTGAGGCAAAGACGCTTCATGCGTCACTTGAAGCATTCCATACTCATATTTGCCGGCAATGGCGCATATTGCTCGGTAATCGCGTTTGAGTTACTTCTCAGCAATAAATCCAGATCAAAAAGGCCGCTCTCTGTGATCAAGCATCAGTATTTGAGTAACCCACGGTCCGCGAAACTTCGGCGCCcaatgatgagaatgaaggcAGATGTGCCCGTCGTAGCTGGAGAACGGTCCACAGCAAACTTACCCATATTCATACCAAGGTCATGCGAGACACTTTCACGATTCATTGGCAATTCGTGATGGGTTGCTGGCTggctttcttcattctGATCATCCCCGTGTTTTTGTCCAATGACACCCGGATCGCCCACTACGACGTACGTTTCCAATTGCTCTGTTATCTTTGCGAGATCGATATCATGTATGCCGTCTAATCGCTGCTTCACCGTACCAGCGATCCAAGCTATACCAGACCAGTATGTGGTCATCCTATCTAGACCTTGAAGCAATTGAGATACGTTGGAGACTGCTATACTTCGAAAAAGAGCACTAGTAGAAGGATCAGCGCCAATCGTAGGGGGGGGGCCTAACATCGGGTCGCTGGAATCGTAGGACTGGGCTGAGGAATCCGTTGAAAGATGGCGCCACTTCATAGCCTCATCGAGGGAAAGTTCCATTTCTGCGAACAAGAAGTTGATCAAACGTTCACCTATCGGAAAGGTCGCGGGTGTATAGCTTACCTTTTATGTGACAACTACTGGCTACGAAAAAGGCAACGTTGATGAGAGGTTGAGCGATGTATACGAATGAGTTGATGACGTCACTGAGTACAAGGATTTCACCAATGATTCGTACCGAATGCCGCCATATGTTTTgggttgaagatgaggtcATACTAAAGGTAGCTAACGTAGGTTGTGTGGAAGACACACCAGATGATTCTCTATCCGTAAGGTATTCCGTAGCCTGAAACACATAAATGAGCCTCTCGGTGCTAAGCGAGAATATATCCGATTTTTGTATTTAagtggatgagaggaggatagAGTTCTCACCAATATCGTGTGCAtccagaggtggagattGACGAATATCAGACCTTGATGCGCAGCATCTTGCTTCTGAAGGCTACGTTGGGGATAGTATGTTAATATCGCGGGTCCAAACGGATGATTACTCGATCACTCACTTTGCAAAACTCCATACCAGATCAGCCGGCAAAGCACTGTACGCCTTGATGATTTCTGCCCTTGCTTCACGCGCAGCTTTTTGGCTGatttcattcttttttgcGATGTTCCAATGGAAAATCTCACGCCCTAATAGCAACATCTGCCTAACAACCCATGGAAACGCAGATGTCGGGATACCCAACGATGTCTCCTCTGGCGGTCGGACGTCTTCAAGAGTAGGAGGTGGCTGAGTGATATCATCAAGGTTGATGGACGGGGTTCGGCCCACACCAAAGCAAAGCGAATGGTCAAACAGTATGACAGAACCAAAAAGGAGCCTGTCCAGGCGACGTTGTCTGTCAGAGATACCTATCTCATGTGACTGATCCTAGGCAGGCAAGGTTAGTATCAGCTATCGCGAGTTGCCATTCTGCCGGCCCAAGGTACCTGGTGCAAGCCCATATCCAGGCTCATCCGCACAGCCAACCCAGTCATTGTCCAAACCTCTGACTCGGAATCTGCTCGGTCAGCTCAAGTGTCATTTCATCTTCGACTCACCATCGCCCGCAGCGATCATTGCCAGGAGCAGGCATGACAATATTGTGTCTCTGGAGGGAACACTAAGCAATGAGCCGAGCAAGGCCTTTGCTCTACTTGTAAAGATGGCTCCGTAGCTGTACGGCTGAAGGTGGGGCAGTGCAATTGCTGGGTGGACAGAGAACCTATGTTTGTTGTTCGGGTTTTGTGTTAGTTATGCAGAGATATTGAATGAGATGAGCATATATCGTCCTTGGCCTAATCTGACTCAAATAGCAACATGATCGTGAAAGCCAGCTCACCTAGCTGATATCGCTGCTATGCAGTTCAGCATGAAGACCGAGCCGTCGCCATTATTCAAGGTGCGGGTCATTCCAGCTTTGTCAAGATAAGGGAATTGGGAGCCAAAGTGAGCAAAAAAGAGATCCAGCAGGTGTAACATGATCGCCTTCTTTGGCCTTCCATCTGCGTCGATCAGTTCCATATGGGGATTCAGGATGTCGGAATCATGACCGCGATCCAGGGCATGACTTAGCCTACTGGGCGTCAGAGGTATGGGTGACGTTACTTGAATTTTGAGCgtgatcttcttcaagcctACAGGATCAGTTAAGTTATGATCCCAGTAAACTCACCTGGGACGATCGCCGTCGGACCACAAGGTCTCCACCACGTCAGCCGAACTTTCCTTGAACCATCCGGCTTATCAGCACCGATGGAATCATTGGACGATGTTGGAGGATTGTCACAATTGAAGGCAGGCTGGACGGGTAGAGGTCCTTCGATATGAGGCAACTGTGACGTAATGGCCCCGATGAAATCGTCGATACTGAAGGGTGGCACATCGCTACTGACAGCAGGCGCGATTTCTTCAGGCGGTTGAGGAGGTGAGCAGGTTGTATTGACCGCCTCGTAGCGATTGATAGCAGGCTGATGAGGTGGTATAGGTCTCGCTGATATGTCTGATGTTCGTCTATCCATaacaaaggaagaagacgctCTTTCACCTGCCTGAGCGGCTGACAATCTGGCTCTGAGACGATCTTTTCTAGCATCCGCTGAGCGACCATCCTTTTTGGCCCAATGACACTCAAGATGTAAGTCGATGCACGTCTCGCACGGATTAGGAGGCTCTCCGGTACATCGAACTTTCCTCCCACGACACTGACGATAGTAATCAGCTTGGATGATCACCCGTGCGCGAATAGTTTCCATCAAGGAAAGGTGGGGGAATTTTTGATAAGCATCCATCCACAAGGACGAACCTGTAAGCAAGCAGTGGCGCTCCGGACCCTCTTCTTAGGCTCCGTACTTCCTGAGTATTCTTCGGATATCATGTCGCCTTTAGAGGGCATTATCGAGAAGATTTGCGGAGAATAAAAGGGGATTGATGACGGCAAATGATTGGAGGATGTTTGGGATATTGAAACCAGGGTGGATCCGGGTATTGCTTCGGCTACCGGGAAGCGCTGAAATGCCGCCAGGAGCTCATTGTGATGTGGCACTTTTAGTGGATTGGTGTCGCTGTATCCGTTACATCACTCCCTCCCGGTACCCTCTTCCCAGACATAATGGGTAGAATGCTATTGTGATATGCCTGTTGTTTCGGTCGTGAAGGCTACCGACGTACGATATATACATGTCTAAGGTACTCTACAAAGTCTGTCATATAGGTGATGCCACTTTCAGCCTTGCCCATGcatcctcaatctcttcagGTATGTCTACGTGGGTAATGAAGCCTGCTCCTCTTGGACCATAACCGTTCGCATCGTCTCTCAGCCTGGGAATCTCCCCTATAACCAAACTGATGAACCGGCCGAAATCCCACAATTCATACTCCTTCAGATCCGAAGCCACATCGCTCCTGATCGACCAGGATAAAGAATTGTCGCCTGCCATTCGGATGTGGGGAATAAATGACCAGGGAAGGAGTTGAGGCATTCCCTTAATCCTCACTCTGGGGTCATCTGAATATACCTTTTCGAAGCATGCTAAAGTCCTCCGGTGCATAGTTGGATCTTGGATAATAAACAATCGGCGCGGCCAAATATCACAGCCATCAAGGAGACGCTTGGCTTCTATAGCGTTACCACCACAATTAGTGCTCTTCCTGTCGATCAGCACCGTCAGGTCGCCTCGTTGTTCTCTCTTGGCGAGCTCGGGCCAGTACTCGAGCATTATCAAATGTATCGCTTCAGCCTCGGAAAGTCCTTGAACACGGTCGGCTAGTGCTTTGTAGATTGGATGTTTCGACACAGCTTCGTATAGATAGCTGGTTGAGTGACCGATTCCTCCCGCTATAATTAGGGTGACATTTCCTGCTAGCCTTGCGAGTTGATCGAATACAGCTGCTGATAAAGGGAGGATAGCGCTACCGGCTATAACATAGACGGTGTAAGGTTCGTCCTGGGCTGTGAACTGACTGCTAGGAGTTGCAAGAAATGTGGAGATGAGATTTATATCTTCGATATTCTCACTACTCATCAGGGTCGCTAGGCCCGTGGGAATAGATCGGGGAATGCCAGAGACTGTCATATTTTCACCAAAGTGTGCGGTGGCTAATGGGTGAGCTCAGTAAGCTTGGAAAATCGATGGTCAAAGGGCAGCTTTCCCGACTTGACCTACGTTATCGAAAAGCTGCAGACGTTTGAATCCCAGTGAACCGTATTTTTGTAGTATAGGAATTTGAGATTTGCATCAGGAGCGGAAATATCGAAAGTCATACGGATACGCGATAAATGGTGATAACCGGAATCGTCAACTCATTGTGAACGGCGGAAAAAATTCTGCAGACAGAATACCCGATCCCACGTGGCTAGGTCTTATATCCCACACACCTGCACTTGACTTTGCATTGGGGGTGTTCGAAGTTGACCTTTTAAGAAAAGCGAGAAATTCTCTGGATATAAAAAATCCCTAAAATTACCGTTCATGGCAATTTTGAATTATTCTCTCGCCTTTTTGAAATTTACGAACTCTGAATAACCCCCATTGGAAGGTGACTGTGGTAGCGGAGACAGGCTAAATATGGGATGACACCATGTTTGCTTGCGGCTCACTGGCTCGGCAAATTTTATCCAGACCGTCACGGTCATCACGACGACAGGTATGACTACTACATTCTCATGATTTGCGATTTTTTTTAGGCATAACATATGTAAATTACGAGAACAATGATATGAACACGATAGTCTGTGACCTTCGGCTATCAGCATCGACGTCAGCATGATGATTTTCTGATAAAACATAGGATTGAAAAACTAACTTGTGAGAGTGCCTCACCGCATCTAATATCCGCCGGATGCGACATCAGCCATTGGCGTAAATTCAACGGTCGTTGGCTTATCGGTAATGCCTCTAGCTTTAGCGGCTTCCATGATGGCGATGGTGGCGGTTGCTCCGATTCGAGTAACTCCGAGTGACATAACGTGGAGAAGATCGTCGAGTGTACGAACACCACCTGCAGCCTTGACTTGAACTTCAGGCTTGGAGTGCTTTCGCATAAGCTTGAGTTGGGGGATAGTAGCACCGGCGTAAGTATAGAGTCCATTAGGCTGCTTGACAAATCCGTATCCGGTAGAGGTTTTCACGAAGCCAACACCGATGTCAGAGCAGATCTCGCAAAGCTTAACGATGTGGTTGTCTTTGAGGTAATCATTTTCGAAGATGACCTTAAGGATAGCACCGTGTTTTACAACAGCATCATTAATTTGCTTGATTTCGCTACTGACGTAGTCCCAATCTCCACCAAGCGCTTTACCAATGTTGATCACCATATCTatctcctttccaccctccGCAGCGGCACGATCAGCCTCGAAGACCTTGACCTCGGTTGTGCTGTTACCTGCTGGGAAGCCGATGACAGGACAGACGAGAACATCTGTACCTGCGAGTTCTTTTTTGGCCAAAGGAATGAGGTATGGTTTTACACATGCGGTAGCAACGTTGTACTGTTTGGCAATCTTCAAACCTTCAAGAATGTCGGCGTCGGTCATAGtggggtgaagaagggagtgATCGATCATTTTAGCGATCTGTGTCAAGGTGACTTCGATGGTgttggtggaggaggacatTGTGAAAATGACTTGAGATCACTTTTAGCACTGCGAAACATATTAGATATTGTGAAGACCTACTTACTTTATACCTATAGCAAGTGTTGTTCAGAACTTTAGAGGTTTGCTTCGAGTTTGTGAAGTCGTGACGATAAGAAAACAGATAAAACAGGCGTTGAAAACTTCCTCTGAAGTACACGTTGCTGAAGACTCTTGAGGTTTAATAGTAGCTGAACCAAGCAAGTGAGGCTGTGTGAAGCGGTTGCATCTCCCGAGGGAACAACCGATCGATTGCTAGCGCGATTATGACCGAATCACACGACTCATACTCGGATACTGTTTTACCTTTGTCGGCAATTCCAAGTTGGAGTATCCGGGTAATCGCGGATTTTGCTTCGGTGTCTGCTTATTGCCGAATGATATTATACCGGCATGATAACGTCTTCCGATTAGACCTGTTTAACATTTATAAGCGGTGGGGTGCAACCGTGTGGTGATTTCCCTCTGTTCAAACTTATCATTCACAAGCTTAAACTGCGATCATGTCATTACCAAAAGATTTCATTTGGGGTTTCGGTACAGCCAGTTACCAGATTGAAGGTGCTATCAAACAGGATGGTCGTGGTCCTTCGATTTGGGATACTCATTGTGACAAACCTGGCGCTATCGCCGATGGTTCTTCCGGAGAGATTGCCTGTGATTCGTACAATAGAACCGCCGAGGACATTGCTTTGCTCAAATCCTATGGTGCGAAGGCTTACAGGTTCTCCATATCATGGTACGCTTGCGGCTTACATCCCTGTTACCCATTATCCCTAAAACAGCTCAACTGACCAACACATCTTCCGAAGGTCGCGAGTCATCCCACTCGGTGGTCGGAACGATCCCATTAATGATCAAGGTCTCAACCATTACGTCCAATTTGTTGACGACCTTCTGGCAGCGGGAATTCAGCCTTTGGTCACTC
Encoded here:
- a CDS encoding deoxyribose-phosphate aldolase, with the translated sequence MSSSTNTIEVTLTQIAKMIDHSLLHPTMTDADILEGLKIAKQYNVATACVKPYLIPLAKKELAGTDVLVCPVIGFPAGNSTTEVKVFEADRAAAEGGKEIDMVINIGKALGGDWDYVSSEIKQINDAVVKHGAILKVIFENDYLKDNHIVKLCEICSDIGVGFVKTSTGYGFVKQPNGLYTYAGATIPQLKLMRKHSKPEVQVKAAGGVRTLDDLLHVMSLGVTRIGATATIAIMEAAKARGITDKPTTVEFTPMADVASGGY